A single window of Coffea eugenioides isolate CCC68of chromosome 7, Ceug_1.0, whole genome shotgun sequence DNA harbors:
- the LOC113778268 gene encoding protein CREG1-like, protein MKGVKRGVNAHGVVLLLVVVVLLQKAVLGRPLQLQQLTAVTRPSPKDTAAFARWLVCQSSWGVLSTIASDLGGAPFGNVVSFSDGQPDKGSGIPYFYLTTLDPTARYALKDQRSSFTISEHPIGTCGTKDPENPSCAKITLVGKLTLLDGNSKEAELAQTALFTKHPEMKGWPKGHNFQFFELEIYDIFMINWFGGPKPLTVEQYLQADMNKVTFSF, encoded by the exons ATGAAGGGAGTAAAAAGAGGGGTCAATGCCCATGGAGTGGTGCTGCTCTTGGTGGTGGTTGTATTGCTTCAGAAAGCCGTACTGGGACGGCCTCTGCAACTGCAACAACTCACAGCGGTAACCAGGCCCAGCCCGAAGGACACTGCTGCTTTCGCTCGTTGGTTGGTCTGCCAGAGCTCCTGGGGTGTTCTAAG TACCATAGCCAGTGATTTGGGAGGAGCACCTTTTGG AAATGTGGTCTCATTTAGTGATGGGCAACCAGACAAAGGAAGTGGCATCCCATATTTCTATTTGACGACACTTGATCCAACAGCACGTTATGCCTTGAAAGACCAAAGATCTTCCTTCACAATTAGTGAACATCCCATCGGGACTTGTGGTACCAAGGACCCTGAAAATCCTTCTTGTGCAAAAATTACACTTGTAGGGAAG TTGACATTACTTGACGGAAATTCCAAGGAAGCTGAGCTTGCTCAAACTGCGCTGTTCACTAAGCACCCTGAAATGAAAG GCTGGCCTAAGGGTCATAATTTCCAGTTCTTCGAGCTGGAAATTTATGATATATTTATGATCAATTGGTTCGGCGGCCCTAAACCTCTCACTGTGGAGCAATATTTGCAAGCTGACAT GAATAAAGTCACGTTCAGTTTCTGA
- the LOC113778719 gene encoding uncharacterized protein LOC113778719, with product MGLFTYTIAGGGFILIGAWELFLSSSECIRNTPPSPPLTSPRSISATNNSSTQTKKAPLSSSSVTCLSISVLSFLFILNSLISISDALNSKDHVGFAFQLEVIAIALLFFLYSTLGLFTLVKISFQFPSAILNMLLLFAFGEEFLFFYVRRKDPSGVENRYYDFFLVPIGICLFCTILELKSPKSNYARLGRGVGLVLQGMWIVQMGFSFFSDLMMVHGCSLHGKSRGNYTIKCKGHPEYHRGRAIATLQFNCHLALLVTLSVVVYGIVCKKHGIRRDLVLYRPLGAEIQPQFTLDSDDDLDDADQNGIKEVRSVEMQKAIVAVPASEVNGYGTH from the coding sequence ATGGGACTCTTCACCTACACCATAGCCGGCGGCGGTTTCATCTTGATCGGTGCTTGGGAATTGTTCTTGTCTTCCTCTGAATGTATCCGAAATACGCCACCATCTCCGCCCCTTACCAGCCCTCGCTCCATTTCAGCTACTAACAACAGCAGCACTCAAACGAAAAAGGCCCCTCTTTCTTCATCATCGGTAACATGCTTATCAATCTCCGTCCTTTCTTTCCTCTTCATTCTAAACTCTCTCATCTCCATCTCCGACGCCCTCAACTCCAAAGACCACGTCGGTTTCGCCTTCCAGTTAGAGGTAATCGCAATCGCTCTCCTTTTTTTCCTCTATTCAACTTTGGGTCTCTTCACGCTTGTCAAGATTTCGTTTCAATTTCCTTCAGCGATCCTCAATATGCTGCTTCTTTTCGCTTTCGGCGAAGAATTTTTGTTCTTTTACGTTAGAAGAAAGGACCCCAGTGGGGTAGAAAACCGATACTACGATTTCTTCCTCGTGCCAATAGGCATTTGTCTGTTTTGTACTATTCTAGAACTGAAAAGTCCCAAATCGAATTATGCAAGATTGGGACGCGGGGTTGGACTGGTTTTACAGGGTATGTGGATAGTCCAGATGGGTTTCTCATTTTTCTCCGATTTGATGATGGTACACGGATGCTCTTTGCACGGGAAGAGTAGAGGTAACTATACGATTAAGTGTAAAGGGCACCCTGAGTATCACCGTGGTCGAGCGATCGCTACGCTTCAGTTTAATTGCCATCTTGCACTTCTAGTGACTTTGAGTGTTGTGGTGTATGGAATTGTCTGCAAGAAGCATGGGATTAGGCGTGATTTGGTGCTGTATAGGCCGCTTGGAGCTGAGATTCAGCCTCAGTTTACTTTGGAttctgatgatgatcttgatgATGCTGATCAGAATGGGATTAAAGAGGTGAGGAGTGTGGAAATGCAGAAGGCTATTGTAGCAGTGCCTGCATCAGAAGTCAATGGTTATGGTACTCATTGA